From Halosolutus amylolyticus, a single genomic window includes:
- a CDS encoding DUF1328 family protein codes for MLELALLFFVIAIIAGALGAGGVAGLSMAIGKWLVLVFLVLAVLSLLL; via the coding sequence ATGTTAGAACTCGCACTGCTGTTCTTCGTGATCGCGATCATCGCGGGCGCACTCGGCGCGGGCGGCGTCGCCGGACTCAGCATGGCGATCGGGAAGTGGCTCGTCCTGGTGTTCCTGGTCCTCGCCGTCCTCTCCCTGCTGCTGTGA